The following are from one region of the Vibrio parahaemolyticus genome:
- a CDS encoding VRR-NUC domain-containing protein: MESPIELAPDYYLENFFKLTHHAVTWYSDLLTEEEHAWLCSFDSLNKHAQCLLVRLYSRKGCWFRSDKLNYQEIPFIDAALAELGEQDFISLSPQLSHQELAANLLTKPEISALYPELPKSLKKDALVERLSNTEFDRVEQLEFTIVRLNSAHMIDVLLTLFFANTHQDLSQFVLDDLGLHQFEQYQLSKVRRFFDSREQIDRLIELSQLANLYWQFDRKDKANLDLLIEAMPHPVHHPYVDRKREHMLNDIARDYERIDELETALSLFGQTQLTPSRERRARIYDKLSHDDLFSDIVTEILHSPIDVSELEVAQKLEQRLKRKQGEKVPRVTKPTCMEYRVELDLSQQRVELASKAHFESLGWSVFYAENALLNALLGLTFWDAIFAPIEGAFINAYQHRPLDLYHSDFVAKRQALIDEAFAQLKLGNTQAMLTKYDEKFGISNPFVQWSLIGKELLEQSLNTIPTRTLLELFKVQLSDLKLYRNGMPDLIAFRDNEFEWIEVKGPGDKLQDNQWRWIKEFSRLNVPFAVCYVTARKEDEKRVD, translated from the coding sequence ATGGAAAGCCCAATCGAACTCGCGCCAGACTACTATCTAGAGAACTTCTTTAAGCTGACTCACCACGCAGTAACGTGGTACAGCGATTTACTGACCGAGGAAGAACACGCCTGGCTTTGTTCGTTTGATTCCTTGAACAAACACGCCCAGTGCCTTTTAGTGCGTTTATACAGCCGAAAAGGATGTTGGTTTCGAAGCGATAAACTCAATTATCAAGAAATCCCATTCATCGATGCTGCGCTGGCGGAATTAGGCGAACAAGATTTCATCTCACTATCCCCACAACTTTCTCATCAAGAGTTGGCGGCTAACTTACTGACCAAACCAGAGATCTCCGCGCTTTATCCCGAACTGCCGAAATCACTCAAGAAAGACGCCCTTGTCGAACGTTTGAGTAATACGGAATTTGATCGCGTAGAGCAACTTGAGTTTACGATCGTCAGACTCAATTCCGCCCACATGATCGACGTGTTGCTCACCCTGTTTTTTGCCAACACTCATCAAGACTTAAGTCAGTTTGTACTTGATGACTTAGGTCTACATCAGTTCGAGCAATATCAATTGAGTAAAGTGCGCCGCTTCTTTGATTCACGTGAGCAAATAGACCGCTTAATTGAACTGAGCCAACTGGCCAACCTGTACTGGCAATTTGACCGAAAAGACAAAGCCAATCTCGACCTTCTTATTGAGGCGATGCCTCACCCTGTTCATCATCCTTATGTGGATCGTAAACGAGAGCACATGTTGAATGACATTGCACGTGATTACGAACGGATTGATGAGCTAGAGACAGCCCTATCTCTATTTGGCCAAACTCAGCTTACGCCAAGCCGAGAACGACGCGCACGTATCTATGACAAACTGAGCCATGATGATTTATTTAGTGACATTGTCACAGAGATACTTCACTCACCGATCGATGTGTCTGAGCTCGAAGTCGCACAAAAACTTGAGCAGCGGCTGAAACGAAAACAAGGTGAGAAAGTGCCAAGAGTGACAAAGCCAACCTGTATGGAGTACCGAGTTGAACTGGATTTATCTCAACAGAGAGTCGAACTCGCCAGCAAAGCGCACTTTGAATCTTTAGGTTGGAGTGTATTTTACGCCGAAAATGCACTGCTGAATGCATTACTTGGACTCACTTTTTGGGATGCGATTTTCGCTCCCATTGAAGGGGCATTCATCAATGCCTATCAACACCGTCCTCTGGATTTGTACCATTCCGATTTTGTAGCAAAGCGCCAAGCACTGATTGATGAAGCTTTCGCACAGTTAAAATTGGGTAATACACAAGCGATGTTAACGAAATACGATGAAAAGTTTGGTATCAGCAATCCGTTTGTTCAATGGAGCTTAATAGGCAAGGAATTGCTTGAACAGTCACTCAACACCATTCCTACCCGCACATTACTCGAACTATTTAAGGTTCAGTTAAGCGATCTTAAGCTTTACCGTAATGGGATGCCGGATCTGATTGCTTTTAGAGACAACGAGTTCGAGTGGATTGAAGTAAAAGGGCCCGGCGATAAACTCCAAGATAACCAATGGCGTTGGATCAAAGAGTTTTCTCGCCTTAATGTGCCATTTGCAGTGTGTTACGTCACCGCGCGAAAAGAAGATGAAAAGCGGGTTGACTAG
- a CDS encoding L-lactate MFS transporter, producing the protein MSKIDKAMRILLAGFCINLCLGILYAWSVFNKALVTESGWSAAEASAPYATATITFSICLLVAGILQDRMGPRMILILGTVLTGLGMIASGFVDSPLMLNITFGVITGAGIGFGYACLSPSAMKWFHASKKGMVNGIIAAGFGLAAIYLAPVTSALIDSMGIQTSFMVLGVGILAIAVPLAATINNPPADYTPAEPKVKEGQAPKAVKKSDDLTWKAMLKTPQFYSLWIMYAFAASVGLMIIGNITTIASVQANLPNAVYLASILAVFNSGGRVAAGMLADKIGGVRTLLLAFVLQGVNMVLFATFDSEFTLIIGTAIAAVGYGTLLAVFPTLTAEFYGLKNYGTNYGVLYTAWGIGGAIGAAVVGFSMTNGDGYTLAYTISSAMMAVCIVLAFITKPLSEAKVAQLKNA; encoded by the coding sequence ATGAGCAAGATTGATAAAGCTATGCGCATCCTGCTTGCAGGGTTCTGTATCAACCTTTGTCTTGGCATCCTGTATGCTTGGAGTGTATTCAACAAGGCATTGGTGACTGAATCAGGCTGGAGTGCTGCAGAAGCTTCTGCACCTTACGCAACTGCAACGATCACCTTCTCTATCTGTCTTCTTGTTGCAGGTATCCTTCAAGACCGTATGGGTCCGCGTATGATCCTTATCCTAGGTACTGTTCTTACAGGTCTAGGCATGATCGCATCTGGCTTTGTTGATTCTCCACTAATGCTGAACATTACGTTTGGTGTGATCACAGGTGCAGGTATCGGTTTTGGTTATGCATGTCTGTCACCTTCTGCGATGAAGTGGTTCCACGCTTCGAAGAAAGGTATGGTTAACGGCATTATTGCGGCAGGTTTTGGTCTAGCGGCTATCTACCTTGCACCAGTAACGTCTGCGCTGATCGACAGCATGGGCATTCAAACCAGCTTTATGGTTCTTGGTGTTGGTATCCTAGCGATTGCGGTTCCTCTTGCAGCAACCATCAACAACCCACCAGCAGACTACACACCTGCAGAGCCGAAAGTAAAAGAAGGCCAAGCACCTAAAGCGGTGAAAAAGTCAGATGACCTAACTTGGAAAGCAATGTTGAAAACGCCACAGTTCTACTCTCTATGGATCATGTACGCGTTCGCAGCTTCTGTTGGTCTAATGATCATCGGTAACATCACGACAATCGCAAGCGTTCAAGCAAACTTGCCAAACGCGGTTTACCTAGCGTCCATTCTTGCTGTATTCAACTCTGGCGGTCGTGTTGCTGCGGGTATGCTTGCAGATAAAATCGGCGGTGTTCGTACGCTTCTACTCGCGTTCGTTCTACAAGGCGTAAACATGGTGTTGTTCGCAACGTTCGATTCTGAGTTTACTCTCATCATCGGTACAGCAATCGCAGCGGTAGGTTACGGTACGCTTCTAGCGGTGTTCCCTACTCTAACGGCTGAGTTCTACGGTCTGAAAAACTACGGTACTAACTACGGTGTGCTTTACACTGCATGGGGTATCGGTGGTGCAATCGGCGCAGCAGTTGTTGGTTTCTCGATGACAAATGGCGACGGCTACACCTTGGCTTACACTATTTCTTCAGCAATGATGGCTGTATGTATCGTACTTGCGTTCATCACTAAGCCACTGTCTGAAGCGAAAGTAGCACAGCTAAAAAACGCATAA
- a CDS encoding M48 family metallopeptidase, which yields MDFFHHQDTARQRTGLLVMLFTLAVLAITGLVSVMSIGIYFYFTGEPFTTQSIISYCLLSFVGVLLVVSISSFIRLSELNANGGRGVAESIGGKLISTDTSNAKHRQLLNVVEEMSIASGIPVPPVYVMTEEHGINAFAAGMSIDDAVIGVTQGALDAFSRDELQGVIAHEFSHILNGDMRLNTRLIGALFGITCIAHFGHLILDNSNSTRHVSRSSSDSNKGFAVIILIAIVCLVLGWLGTLFGNMIKAAISRQREFLADASAVQFTRNDQGIAGALKKIGSNVQGSTLNTKASDEMSHMMFGQSKLSGFSGLFATHPPLDERIRRIEPNWDGSYAQHSHAQNTAFGNEQVSGFAVGGGSPASQSASPSEQLSETGKQLISQLPPELVDIAREPYSARFIAFALIFDGSDIQREMIKSYVPLASQSTLLPWLDYDLPLHLRFPLLELALPALKSLSEAQKISLCKVLRELSETDNQYSLAEWCVINLLEKQLLASFGFIKQHKTLKQLEESVFWLLRELAWVSHSQADKAQRAYHCALAHLGFPEVKLEPANSNWHLSRAALELLLQLKPNDRRMFVKACRLAIESDGEITVAEGELYRVIACFLEVPEPPLTISG from the coding sequence ATGGACTTTTTTCATCATCAAGACACTGCGCGCCAGCGAACTGGACTTTTGGTGATGCTATTCACTTTGGCCGTTTTAGCCATCACAGGGCTAGTGAGTGTCATGTCGATTGGCATCTACTTCTATTTCACTGGCGAACCGTTCACCACTCAATCCATCATCAGTTATTGTTTGTTGAGCTTTGTGGGCGTGCTATTGGTTGTCAGCATCAGCTCATTCATTCGTCTTAGTGAGCTAAACGCCAATGGTGGACGTGGCGTTGCAGAAAGTATCGGCGGCAAGTTGATTTCGACAGACACGTCAAATGCGAAACACCGCCAGTTACTCAATGTTGTGGAAGAAATGTCCATCGCGTCGGGGATTCCCGTGCCACCAGTTTATGTGATGACGGAAGAGCACGGCATCAACGCGTTTGCTGCAGGCATGAGCATTGATGATGCCGTCATAGGGGTAACGCAAGGAGCACTAGATGCATTTAGCCGTGACGAACTTCAAGGTGTAATTGCCCATGAGTTCAGCCACATCTTAAATGGTGATATGCGGTTGAATACTCGTCTGATTGGTGCGTTATTTGGCATTACCTGCATTGCTCATTTTGGTCATCTGATCTTGGATAACTCGAACAGCACTCGTCACGTATCACGTAGTTCTTCTGATTCAAACAAAGGCTTCGCTGTCATCATACTAATTGCGATTGTCTGCTTGGTGCTGGGTTGGTTAGGAACCTTGTTCGGCAACATGATCAAAGCAGCGATTTCGCGCCAACGCGAGTTTTTAGCAGACGCCAGTGCGGTGCAGTTCACTCGCAACGATCAAGGGATTGCGGGAGCGTTAAAGAAGATTGGCAGCAACGTTCAAGGCTCTACCTTAAACACGAAAGCCAGTGATGAAATGAGCCACATGATGTTTGGACAGAGTAAGTTGTCCGGTTTCTCTGGTTTGTTCGCGACACACCCACCATTGGACGAAAGAATTCGAAGAATCGAACCCAATTGGGACGGAAGCTACGCTCAACATTCTCATGCTCAAAACACGGCGTTCGGTAACGAGCAAGTCAGTGGCTTTGCCGTAGGTGGCGGCTCTCCTGCTTCGCAATCTGCCTCACCATCGGAGCAATTGAGTGAGACAGGCAAACAGTTGATCAGTCAATTACCACCAGAGTTAGTTGATATCGCACGTGAACCATATAGCGCCCGATTTATCGCATTCGCCCTCATTTTTGATGGCAGCGATATTCAGCGCGAAATGATTAAGTCGTACGTTCCACTCGCATCGCAATCTACATTGCTTCCCTGGTTAGATTACGACTTACCACTTCATCTGCGTTTCCCGTTACTCGAACTCGCTCTGCCGGCACTTAAATCGCTGAGTGAAGCCCAGAAAATCAGCTTATGTAAAGTGCTACGTGAGCTCTCAGAGACGGATAATCAATACTCGCTAGCCGAATGGTGTGTCATCAACTTACTAGAAAAGCAGCTACTCGCCTCTTTTGGATTCATCAAACAACACAAGACGTTGAAGCAATTAGAGGAAAGTGTGTTTTGGCTATTGCGAGAACTGGCATGGGTCAGCCACTCTCAAGCAGACAAAGCTCAGCGCGCCTACCATTGTGCCCTCGCCCATTTAGGCTTTCCTGAAGTGAAGTTAGAACCAGCTAACAGCAATTGGCATTTAAGTCGCGCCGCATTAGAGTTGTTGCTACAACTGAAACCCAATGACAGACGAATGTTCGTCAAAGCTTGTCGACTCGCGATTGAATCAGATGGGGAAATTACCGTTGCTGAAGGAGAACTCTATCGCGTCATTGCTTGCTTCCTTGAAGTACCGGAACCACCACTTACAATCTCGGGTTAG
- a CDS encoding LemA family protein, which translates to MTALIVFIVIVLLVVVYAISIYNKLVTLRNRFKNSFAQIEVQLKRRYDLIPNLVNTAKGYMDHEKETFERVIQARNQAIAGLKAASDAPDSDAAISQLSQAEGMLQNALGKLNVVVEAYPELKANETMSQLQEELTSTENKVAFARQAFNDAVTSYNTYKQTFPPVIFANTFGFQDGKLLEFADTEAIQEAPKVAF; encoded by the coding sequence ATGACTGCACTGATTGTCTTTATTGTTATTGTTCTGCTGGTTGTGGTTTACGCAATCAGTATTTACAACAAGCTCGTTACTCTACGAAATCGCTTTAAAAACAGCTTCGCTCAAATCGAAGTTCAACTGAAACGTCGATACGACCTAATTCCGAATTTAGTAAACACCGCTAAAGGTTACATGGATCATGAGAAGGAAACGTTTGAACGCGTTATCCAAGCTCGTAACCAAGCGATAGCAGGTTTAAAAGCCGCCAGTGATGCACCAGATAGTGATGCTGCAATTAGCCAGCTTAGCCAAGCAGAAGGCATGTTACAAAACGCTCTAGGCAAACTGAACGTTGTGGTAGAAGCCTACCCTGAATTGAAAGCAAACGAGACGATGAGCCAACTCCAAGAAGAGCTAACCAGTACCGAAAACAAAGTCGCGTTTGCCCGCCAAGCATTTAATGATGCCGTGACCAGCTACAACACTTACAAGCAAACATTCCCACCCGTTATCTTCGCGAACACATTTGGTTTCCAAGACGGTAAGTTACTTGAGTTTGCAGACACAGAAGCAATCCAAGAAGCGCCGAAGGTTGCGTTCTAA
- the dcuC gene encoding anaerobic C4-dicarboxylate transporter DcuC, with translation MLELLIGLVVTIAVGYFIVKGYKAAGVLLTAGISLLLMTGFLGHDVLPSSITSTGNMVTDSLEYVKYMLQYRGGGLGMQIMLLCGFASYMTHIGANNVVVKQFSKPLSVIKSPYVLLVAAYIVACLMSLAVSSATGLGVLLMATLFPMMVAMGISRPAAVAVCASPAAIILSPTSGDVVIAAEKSGLALDVFAVQTVLPVSICAIVVMAAAAFFWNKYLDKKENTPMEKIDVSEIKADAPAFYAALPFLPIIGVFLFNGRTIPGLSLDIYTIVVGSIFLGALIHYVVNKFDGKKALEDLDSCYAGMADAFKGVVMLLVAAGVFAQGLMSIGAIDNLLHLADNAGAGGVALMLILTGLTVAAAIATGSGNAPFYAFVELAPSLAAKMGINPAFLIIPMLQASNLGRTISPVSGVIVATSGMANISPFEVVKRTSVPVLAGLLTVIIGTMVLVPMTA, from the coding sequence ATGCTAGAGCTCTTAATTGGCTTGGTAGTAACCATTGCGGTGGGCTATTTCATTGTCAAAGGTTACAAGGCAGCTGGCGTACTTTTAACCGCCGGTATCAGTTTGCTTCTTATGACTGGCTTTTTGGGCCATGACGTTCTGCCATCAAGCATCACCTCAACCGGTAACATGGTGACAGACTCGCTAGAATACGTGAAATACATGCTGCAATACCGTGGCGGCGGCCTTGGTATGCAAATCATGTTGCTATGTGGTTTCGCTTCTTACATGACTCACATCGGCGCGAACAACGTTGTCGTGAAACAGTTCTCTAAACCGCTTTCTGTTATCAAGTCTCCTTATGTCCTTTTGGTAGCGGCTTACATTGTGGCGTGTTTGATGTCTCTAGCGGTGAGCTCTGCAACAGGCCTTGGCGTTTTATTGATGGCAACCCTATTCCCAATGATGGTTGCGATGGGTATCTCTCGTCCTGCGGCTGTGGCAGTGTGTGCATCTCCTGCTGCTATTATTCTTTCTCCTACTTCAGGTGACGTTGTTATTGCTGCAGAAAAGTCTGGCTTGGCGCTAGATGTGTTTGCGGTACAAACTGTTCTTCCTGTTTCGATTTGTGCAATCGTCGTAATGGCGGCAGCAGCTTTCTTCTGGAACAAATACCTAGATAAGAAAGAAAATACGCCGATGGAAAAAATCGACGTATCAGAAATTAAAGCAGATGCACCAGCGTTTTACGCAGCACTACCATTCTTACCAATCATCGGTGTGTTCCTATTTAATGGCCGTACGATTCCTGGTCTTAGTCTAGATATCTACACCATCGTTGTGGGTTCTATTTTCCTTGGCGCACTTATCCATTATGTCGTGAACAAATTCGACGGCAAAAAAGCGCTTGAAGATTTGGATTCATGCTACGCAGGCATGGCCGATGCATTTAAAGGCGTTGTGATGTTGTTGGTGGCGGCAGGCGTATTTGCACAAGGTCTGATGTCTATTGGTGCTATCGATAACCTACTTCACCTTGCCGATAACGCAGGTGCGGGTGGCGTTGCACTAATGCTTATCCTAACAGGTCTAACCGTTGCAGCGGCTATTGCTACTGGTTCTGGTAACGCGCCTTTCTATGCGTTTGTAGAACTTGCGCCTTCTCTAGCGGCGAAAATGGGCATCAACCCTGCGTTCCTAATCATCCCTATGCTTCAAGCATCAAACCTAGGTCGTACCATCTCGCCAGTATCTGGCGTAATCGTTGCGACATCAGGTATGGCGAACATCAGCCCATTTGAAGTTGTAAAACGCACTTCAGTGCCTGTGCTTGCTGGCCTATTGACGGTAATCATCGGTACTATGGTACTTGTTCCGATGACAGCTTAA
- a CDS encoding acyl-CoA desaturase, with product MNQNKPPFIWLNILIFSASFVLTFIVMPWYAYHYGLGWEHLIWGILAFSFTNLSITAGYHRLWSHKTYEAHPVLRAIFAIGGAFSLQNSALHWSSDHRVHHKHVDNNDKDPYSAKRGFWYSHIGWMLRDYNKSKENEYTNCRDLKRDSIVMWQHKYYVPLALLTNIVFPVALGLIYGDVWGMLLVVGAARLFLSHHTTFFINSLAHVWGKQTFTDKNTARDNSVLAFFTFGEGYHNFHHIFENDYRNGVYWWHYDPTKWLIKSCSWLGLTSKLRTTSTFRIEKARATQLLKKAKEKLESKPNAQTVLDQLQQEFDALVHHMQEYYEARKELLGEKTANVVKKYECSVSKLKYQQLKTEFERQQRSWNLMIRRYA from the coding sequence GTGAATCAAAACAAACCACCATTTATCTGGTTGAATATATTGATTTTTTCAGCCAGTTTTGTTCTAACGTTTATTGTAATGCCTTGGTACGCATATCATTATGGACTGGGCTGGGAACACTTGATTTGGGGTATCCTTGCATTCAGTTTCACTAACCTGTCGATTACTGCGGGATATCATCGCCTTTGGAGCCATAAAACTTACGAAGCTCATCCTGTATTACGTGCAATTTTCGCGATTGGCGGCGCTTTTTCTCTCCAAAACAGTGCATTACATTGGTCTTCTGATCACCGAGTGCATCACAAACATGTCGATAACAATGACAAAGATCCCTACTCCGCCAAACGTGGCTTTTGGTATTCGCATATTGGCTGGATGTTGCGCGACTACAATAAGTCTAAAGAAAATGAGTACACCAATTGCCGCGATCTAAAACGCGATAGCATTGTGATGTGGCAACACAAGTATTACGTGCCGTTAGCTTTGCTGACTAATATCGTTTTCCCTGTAGCTTTGGGTCTTATCTATGGGGATGTTTGGGGAATGCTGCTGGTTGTTGGCGCAGCTCGCCTGTTCTTGAGCCATCACACAACCTTCTTTATTAACTCTTTGGCGCATGTTTGGGGCAAGCAAACTTTTACGGACAAAAATACGGCCCGCGATAACAGTGTCTTAGCCTTCTTTACCTTTGGCGAGGGTTACCACAATTTTCACCACATCTTTGAGAATGACTACCGCAATGGTGTTTATTGGTGGCACTACGATCCAACTAAATGGCTGATCAAGTCTTGTTCTTGGTTGGGGCTGACGTCCAAGCTTCGCACTACATCAACTTTCCGAATTGAAAAAGCGCGAGCAACCCAGTTGTTGAAAAAAGCGAAAGAGAAACTGGAATCCAAACCCAATGCGCAAACAGTTCTCGATCAACTTCAGCAAGAGTTTGATGCATTGGTTCACCACATGCAGGAATACTACGAAGCACGCAAAGAGTTGCTCGGTGAAAAAACTGCGAACGTAGTGAAGAAATACGAGTGCTCTGTATCGAAATTGAAGTATCAACAACTTAAAACTGAGTTTGAGCGTCAACAACGTAGTTGGAACTTGATGATCCGTCGTTACGCATAA
- a CDS encoding GNAT family N-acetyltransferase, with product MELRLAEYKDYERIAQLHADSWKRHYRGILTNTYLDSEAIDDKLLIWQTRLTNPPFNQHIVLAEEGGLLLGFVCVFGNHDFERGTFIDALHVDDSYRGRGIGKQLLLAVAEWQQQYFKDSGLYLEVVSQNTSAISFYQHIGGQECQERTWRAPGGTEVMEKVFRWSNAQALVSGIEENVIYS from the coding sequence ATGGAATTACGATTAGCGGAATATAAGGACTATGAACGCATTGCTCAATTGCATGCGGACAGTTGGAAACGTCACTACCGAGGCATTTTAACGAACACTTACCTGGACAGCGAAGCCATCGACGACAAATTGTTGATTTGGCAGACTCGCTTAACCAATCCTCCATTTAACCAACATATCGTTCTTGCAGAAGAGGGGGGCTTGTTACTCGGCTTTGTCTGTGTCTTCGGCAATCATGACTTTGAGCGCGGTACATTCATTGACGCTCTGCATGTTGATGATAGCTATCGTGGTCGTGGTATCGGCAAACAACTCTTGCTTGCCGTTGCAGAGTGGCAACAGCAATACTTCAAAGATTCAGGATTGTATCTAGAAGTAGTCTCGCAAAACACGTCAGCGATTTCGTTCTATCAACATATTGGTGGACAAGAATGCCAAGAGCGTACGTGGCGTGCTCCGGGCGGAACAGAAGTAATGGAGAAAGTGTTCCGTTGGTCTAACGCGCAAGCGCTGGTAAGTGGCATTGAGGAAAACGTCATCTATTCATAA
- a CDS encoding HAD family hydrolase, producing the protein MERSQIKNVVFDVGNVLVRWSPPEIVRLTFGHSVDAEQMAKRLFSNKIWLDLNKGLISEEEAIHRYQQELDLTAEECCCFFYYVKQTQIQLFGSVELLQKVKQAGYGVYALTDNVVEIVEHLKSTYNFWPLFDGAIVSAEVELLKPQPEIYQALLSRYDLNPSETVFLDDMPYNVEGAKQVGMAAIQFENASQCESELKEMGLSF; encoded by the coding sequence ATGGAAAGATCTCAAATTAAAAATGTTGTTTTCGATGTCGGCAACGTACTGGTTCGTTGGTCACCTCCAGAGATTGTACGCTTAACATTTGGTCATTCCGTAGACGCAGAACAAATGGCGAAAAGACTGTTCTCAAACAAGATTTGGCTAGACCTCAACAAAGGTTTGATCAGCGAAGAAGAGGCAATACACCGTTACCAACAAGAACTCGACTTAACGGCTGAAGAATGTTGCTGTTTCTTCTACTACGTAAAACAGACTCAGATTCAACTGTTCGGCAGTGTTGAGCTTTTACAAAAGGTGAAGCAAGCGGGTTACGGTGTCTACGCACTAACTGATAATGTTGTAGAAATTGTCGAACACTTAAAATCAACGTACAATTTTTGGCCTCTTTTTGATGGCGCGATTGTGTCTGCCGAAGTCGAACTTTTAAAACCTCAACCGGAAATTTATCAAGCGCTTCTCTCCCGCTACGACTTAAACCCATCAGAAACCGTTTTTCTGGATGATATGCCTTACAACGTCGAAGGGGCTAAACAGGTGGGCATGGCTGCTATTCAGTTTGAAAATGCGAGCCAATGTGAAAGTGAGTTAAAGGAAATGGGCCTGTCTTTTTAA